One segment of Desmodus rotundus isolate HL8 chromosome 6, HLdesRot8A.1, whole genome shotgun sequence DNA contains the following:
- the GCK gene encoding hexokinase-4 isoform X3, whose amino-acid sequence MEEMHNVELVEGDEGRMCVNTEWGAFGDAGELDEFLLEYDRMVDESSLNPGQQLYEKLIGGKYMGELVRLVLLKLVDENLLFRGEASEQLRTRGAFETRFVSQVESDSGDRKQIYNILRTLGLKPSATDCDIVRRACESVSTRAAHMCAAGLAGVINRMRESRSEDVMRITVGVDGSVYKLHPSFKERFHASVRRLTPSCEITFIQSEDGSGRGAALVSAAACKKACMLGQ is encoded by the exons ATGGAGGAAATGCACAACGTGGAGCTGGTGGAAGGGGACGAGGGCCGAATGTGCGTCAACACTGAGTGGGGCGCCTTCGGGGACGCGGGAGAGCTGGACGAGTTCCTGCTAGAGTACGACCGCATGGTGGACGAGAGCTCCCTGAACCCCGGCCAGCAGCT GTACGAGAAGCTCATTGGTGGCAAGTACATGGGTGAGCTGGTGCGGCTCGTGCTGCTGAAGCTGGTGGACGAGAACCTGCTCTTCCGCGGGGAGGCCTCGGAGCAGCTGCGCACGCGCGGCGCCTTTGAGACACGCTTTGTGTCGCAGGTGGAGAG CGACTCTGGCGACCGCAAGCAGATCTACAACATCCTGCGCACGTTGGGGCTGAAGCCCTCAGCCACCGACTGCGACATCGTGCGCCGCGCGTGCGAGAGTGTGTCCACACGCGCTGCGCACATGTGTGCCGCGGGGTTGGCAGGCGTCATCAACCGCATGCGCGAGAGCCGCAGCGAGGACGTGATGCGCATCACCGTGGGCGTGGACGGCTCAGTGTACAAGCTGCATCCCAG CTTCAAGGAGCGGTTCCACGCCAGTGTGCGCAGGCTGACACCCAGCTGCGAGATCACCTTTATCCAGTCGGAGGACGGCAGCGGCCGGGGCGCGGCTCTGGTCTCTGCTGCGGCCTGTAAGAAGGCCTGCATGCTGGGCCAGTGA